A genomic segment from Streptomyces antibioticus encodes:
- a CDS encoding SRPBCC family protein, whose product MEQEVFVPVPARRLRAALADPAQVARAVPGLQQDAGTEPVAGRLKVRVAGHTITYRGTARITAREDGAYAVEGDATEVRGSGAVKLALVVRPRDTDGGTTLRFEGTASADGRVAELPQDAVIAAVARILNRFAENLGAGSSGVEGDAGESPVTAEAPVAEPTAADEPAESADAEPAESADAEADADAETDAVEDPEAPAEPSAEAPAEPPAEPPAEAAHARRTMIGRSAEEVDHAPPRGRYAPVPAPQTVAQNSTLRWAAPAAALVVASAIVVGRALRRRR is encoded by the coding sequence ATGGAGCAAGAGGTGTTCGTTCCCGTTCCCGCCCGGCGGCTCAGGGCGGCCCTCGCGGACCCCGCCCAAGTGGCCCGTGCGGTGCCCGGACTCCAGCAGGACGCGGGCACCGAGCCCGTCGCCGGCCGTCTGAAGGTCCGCGTCGCCGGGCACACCATCACCTATCGCGGCACCGCCCGGATCACCGCCCGCGAGGACGGCGCGTATGCCGTGGAGGGCGACGCGACCGAGGTGCGCGGCTCGGGTGCGGTCAAGCTCGCCCTCGTGGTGCGGCCCCGGGACACCGACGGCGGTACGACCCTGCGCTTCGAGGGCACGGCCTCGGCGGACGGCCGCGTCGCGGAACTCCCGCAGGACGCGGTGATCGCGGCGGTGGCCCGCATCTTGAATCGGTTCGCGGAGAACTTGGGGGCGGGGAGTTCGGGGGTGGAGGGGGATGCCGGGGAGTCCCCGGTGACGGCGGAAGCCCCGGTGGCGGAACCCACGGCCGCCGATGAGCCCGCCGAGTCCGCCGACGCCGAGCCTGCCGAGTCCGCCGACGCGGAAGCCGATGCCGACGCGGAAACCGATGCCGTAGAGGATCCCGAAGCCCCCGCCGAGCCCTCGGCCGAAGCCCCCGCCGAACCCCCGGCGGAGCCCCCCGCCGAAGCCGCGCACGCGCGCCGCACCATGATCGGGCGCAGTGCCGAGGAGGTGGATCACGCCCCGCCGCGCGGCCGGTACGCGCCGGTGCCCGCCCCGCAGACCGTCGCCCAGAACAGCACCCTGCGCTGGGCCGCCCCCGCGGCCGCGCTGGTCGTGGCGTCCGCGATCGTCGTGGGCCGGGCCCTGCGCCGACGGCGCTAG
- a CDS encoding polyamine aminopropyltransferase, with protein sequence MIEPHAPAPPGAPPSRGSPARLPVRPDTGRFLVLTCVFVCAACGLVYELELVALASYLMGDSVTQASVVLSVMVFAMGLGSLAAKRLRRFAAAGFGALEIGLALIGGSSAMALYAVFAWTGDWGGLWADGPRVLLVAFSLAIGLLIGAEVPLLMELIQRVRRQDAGGAVADLFAADYVGALVGGLAFPFLLLPFFGQLTSSLLTGAVNVIAGGALVLGLFRRDVSRRARWLLLIAGLTVLGILGSAAVLVDDFERSARQALYGADVRVAVRTGVQEVVLTGGTGGRPLDLYLDGRLRVAGQDERLYHQALVQPAMTGRHTRVLVLGGGDGLAAREVLTHPGVHRVDVVERDPGLVRLARTDPALSRLNAHVYDDPRVRVAVADAFHWLREAPAASYDVVIADLPDPGITDSTKLYSQEFYGLARRALAPGGRLVVHGGPVATRARAFWTVETTVRAAGLRTVPYRVTGDAGRAVHAPRDWGFVLAAAAARPALRLDSHGGAASGALTEEGLAADARAVERTRVAGLRASTLVHPRY encoded by the coding sequence GTGATCGAACCGCACGCGCCGGCCCCGCCCGGTGCCCCGCCGTCCCGGGGCAGCCCCGCGCGGCTGCCCGTCCGGCCGGACACCGGGCGGTTCCTGGTTCTCACGTGCGTCTTCGTCTGCGCCGCCTGCGGACTCGTCTACGAACTCGAACTGGTCGCGCTCGCCTCCTATCTGATGGGCGACTCCGTCACCCAGGCGTCCGTCGTGCTGTCCGTCATGGTCTTCGCGATGGGCCTCGGCTCCCTCGCCGCCAAACGGCTGCGCCGCTTCGCCGCGGCCGGCTTCGGCGCGCTGGAGATCGGCCTCGCCCTGATCGGCGGATCCAGCGCCATGGCGCTCTACGCCGTGTTCGCCTGGACGGGTGACTGGGGCGGCCTGTGGGCCGACGGCCCCCGCGTCCTCCTGGTCGCCTTCTCCCTCGCCATCGGTCTGCTCATCGGCGCCGAGGTGCCCCTGCTCATGGAGCTGATCCAGCGCGTCCGCCGCCAGGACGCGGGCGGCGCGGTCGCCGACCTCTTCGCCGCGGACTACGTCGGCGCGCTCGTCGGCGGCCTCGCCTTCCCCTTCCTGCTGCTGCCCTTCTTCGGCCAGCTCACCAGCTCCCTGCTCACCGGCGCGGTCAACGTCATCGCCGGCGGCGCCCTCGTCCTCGGCCTGTTCCGCCGGGACGTCAGCCGCCGCGCCCGCTGGCTGCTGCTCATCGCCGGCCTCACCGTCCTCGGCATCCTCGGCTCCGCCGCCGTCCTCGTCGACGACTTCGAGCGCTCCGCCCGCCAGGCGCTCTACGGCGCCGACGTCCGGGTGGCGGTCCGCACCGGCGTCCAGGAGGTCGTCCTCACCGGCGGCACCGGCGGCCGCCCCCTCGACCTCTATCTCGACGGCCGGCTCCGCGTCGCCGGCCAGGACGAACGCCTCTACCACCAGGCCCTCGTCCAGCCCGCCATGACCGGCCGTCACACGCGCGTGCTCGTCCTCGGCGGCGGGGACGGCCTCGCCGCCCGCGAGGTCCTCACCCACCCCGGCGTCCACCGCGTCGACGTCGTCGAACGCGACCCCGGACTGGTCCGCCTCGCCCGCACCGACCCCGCCCTGTCCCGCCTCAACGCCCACGTCTACGACGACCCGCGCGTCCGGGTCGCCGTCGCCGACGCCTTCCACTGGCTGCGCGAGGCCCCCGCCGCCTCGTACGACGTGGTGATCGCCGACCTGCCCGACCCCGGCATCACCGACAGCACCAAGCTGTACTCCCAGGAGTTCTACGGCCTCGCCCGCCGCGCGCTGGCCCCCGGCGGCCGGCTCGTGGTGCACGGCGGGCCGGTGGCGACGCGTGCGCGCGCGTTCTGGACGGTCGAGACGACCGTGCGCGCGGCCGGCCTGCGCACCGTCCCCTACCGCGTGACCGGGGACGCCGGCCGTGCCGTCCACGCGCCCCGCGACTGGGGGTTCGTGCTGGCCGCCGCCGCTGCCCGGCCCGCCCTGCGCCTCGACTCGCACGGCGGCGCGGCCTCCGGAGCGCTCACCGAGGAGGGGCTCGCGGCGGACGCGCGCGCGGTGGAGCGGACCCGGGTGGCGGGGCTGCGGGCCTCGACGTTGGTGCATCCGCGGTACTGA
- the fbaA gene encoding class II fructose-bisphosphate aldolase, giving the protein MPIATPEVYNEMLDRAKAGKFAYPAINVTSSQTLNAALRGFAEAESDGIIQISTGGAEFLGGQYSKDMVTGAVALAEYAHIIAEKYPVTVALHTDHCPKDKLDGYVRPLLAVSEERVKAGRNPLFQSHMWDGSAETLADNLEIAQELLARAVAAKIVLEVEITPTGGEEDGVSHEINDSLYTTVDDAIRTVEALGLGDKGRYLLAASFGNVHGVYKPGNVVLRPELLKELNEGVAAKYGKPAGSQPFDFVFHGGSGSTEDEIRTALENGVVKMNIDTDTQYAFTRPVADHMFRNYDGVLKVDGEVGDKKTYDPRTWGKLAEASMAARVVEAAQNLRSAGTKIK; this is encoded by the coding sequence ATGCCCATCGCAACCCCCGAGGTCTACAACGAGATGCTCGACCGGGCGAAGGCAGGCAAGTTCGCCTACCCGGCCATCAACGTCACCTCGAGCCAGACCCTGAACGCGGCGCTGCGCGGCTTTGCCGAGGCGGAGAGCGACGGCATCATCCAGATCTCCACCGGCGGTGCCGAGTTCCTGGGCGGTCAGTACAGCAAGGACATGGTGACGGGCGCCGTCGCCCTCGCCGAGTACGCGCACATCATCGCCGAGAAGTACCCGGTCACCGTCGCCCTGCACACGGACCACTGCCCGAAGGACAAGCTCGACGGGTACGTACGTCCGCTGCTCGCGGTCTCCGAGGAGCGCGTCAAGGCCGGCCGCAACCCGCTCTTCCAGTCGCACATGTGGGACGGCTCCGCCGAGACCCTCGCCGACAACCTGGAGATCGCGCAGGAGCTCCTCGCGCGCGCCGTCGCCGCGAAGATCGTCCTCGAGGTCGAGATCACCCCGACCGGTGGCGAGGAGGACGGCGTCTCGCACGAGATCAACGACTCCCTCTACACCACCGTCGACGACGCGATCCGTACGGTCGAGGCGCTCGGCCTGGGCGACAAGGGCCGCTACCTGCTCGCCGCGTCCTTCGGCAACGTCCACGGCGTCTACAAGCCGGGCAACGTCGTGCTCCGCCCCGAGCTGCTCAAGGAGCTGAACGAGGGCGTGGCCGCGAAGTACGGCAAGCCGGCCGGCTCGCAGCCCTTCGACTTCGTCTTCCACGGCGGCTCCGGCTCCACGGAGGACGAGATCCGCACCGCGCTGGAGAACGGCGTCGTGAAGATGAACATCGACACGGACACCCAGTACGCCTTCACGCGTCCCGTGGCCGACCACATGTTCCGCAACTACGACGGCGTCCTGAAGGTCGACGGCGAGGTCGGCGACAAGAAGACCTACGACCCGCGCACCTGGGGCAAGCTGGCCGAGGCGAGCATGGCCGCGCGCGTCGTCGAGGCCGCGCAGAACCTGCGCTCGGCGGGCACGAAGATCAAGTAA
- the pyrE gene encoding orotate phosphoribosyltransferase → MTDVRGALLQQIKDKAVVHGKVTLSSGLEADYYVDLRRITLDGEAAPLVGQVLLDLTEDLEFDAVGGLTMGADPVAASMLHAAAARGRRLDAFVVRKAAKAHGLQRRVEGPEIKGRRVVVVEDTSTTGGSPLAAVEAVREAGAEVVAVATIVDRATGAGEKIREGAGVPYRFAFSKDELGLD, encoded by the coding sequence ATGACGGACGTACGTGGCGCGCTGCTTCAGCAGATCAAGGACAAGGCCGTGGTGCACGGCAAGGTGACCCTGTCGTCGGGGCTGGAGGCGGACTACTACGTCGACCTCCGCCGCATCACCCTCGACGGCGAGGCCGCCCCGCTGGTCGGGCAGGTGCTGCTCGACCTGACCGAGGACCTGGAGTTCGACGCCGTGGGCGGGCTGACCATGGGCGCCGACCCGGTCGCCGCGAGCATGCTGCACGCGGCCGCCGCGCGCGGGCGCCGCCTGGACGCGTTCGTCGTCCGCAAGGCGGCGAAGGCGCACGGGCTCCAGCGGCGCGTGGAGGGCCCCGAGATCAAGGGCCGCCGGGTCGTCGTCGTCGAGGACACCTCCACCACCGGCGGTTCGCCGCTGGCCGCCGTGGAGGCAGTGCGCGAGGCGGGCGCCGAGGTCGTCGCCGTCGCCACGATCGTCGACCGGGCGACCGGCGCCGGCGAGAAGATCCGCGAGGGTGCGGGCGTTCCGTACCGGTTCGCCTTCTCGAAGGATGAACTGGGTCTGGACTGA
- a CDS encoding aldose epimerase family protein, whose product MSAEEITLAAGDAEVTVLPGNGGRIGGVRVGGLELLRQGERFGCFPMVPWCGRIRDGRFRDGGSVHQMPLNAGPHAIHGTARDGAWKVARRSAAETVLTYDLVEPWPYPGRVTQVVALTADSLTLTIGVEAHDSSFPAQIGWHPWFHRNLGGQDVQVDFEPAWQEERGDDHLPTGNRIAPKPGPWDDCFGMPGGVDVTLTWPGQLELKVTSPEQWAVVYDEQEAAVCVEPQTGPPDGLNTLPRLVTPLEPLEATTTWSWTRL is encoded by the coding sequence GTGAGTGCTGAAGAGATCACGTTGGCCGCGGGCGACGCGGAGGTGACCGTGCTGCCGGGCAACGGCGGCCGGATCGGTGGGGTGCGGGTCGGCGGGCTCGAACTGCTGCGGCAGGGCGAGCGGTTCGGCTGCTTCCCGATGGTTCCGTGGTGCGGCCGGATCCGGGACGGCCGGTTCCGGGACGGCGGTTCCGTGCACCAGATGCCCCTCAACGCCGGCCCGCACGCCATCCACGGCACCGCCCGCGACGGCGCCTGGAAGGTCGCGCGCCGCTCGGCGGCCGAGACCGTGCTGACGTACGACCTGGTGGAGCCGTGGCCCTACCCCGGCCGGGTCACCCAGGTGGTCGCGCTGACCGCCGACTCCCTCACGCTCACCATCGGGGTGGAGGCGCACGACTCCTCCTTCCCGGCGCAGATCGGCTGGCACCCTTGGTTCCACCGCAACCTCGGCGGCCAGGACGTACAGGTCGACTTCGAGCCCGCGTGGCAGGAGGAGCGCGGCGACGACCATCTGCCCACCGGCAACCGGATCGCGCCGAAGCCGGGGCCCTGGGACGACTGCTTCGGGATGCCCGGCGGGGTCGACGTCACCCTGACCTGGCCCGGACAGCTCGAACTGAAGGTCACCAGCCCCGAGCAGTGGGCCGTCGTCTACGACGAGCAGGAGGCGGCCGTGTGCGTGGAGCCGCAGACCGGCCCGCCGGACGGACTGAACACCCTCCCGCGCCTGGTCACACCGCTGGAGCCGCTGGAGGCCACGACGACCTGGTCCTGGACCCGCCTCTAA